A region from the Streptomyces lydicus genome encodes:
- a CDS encoding DUF4232 domain-containing protein, with product MKSKLTAVAVAAVVVAGTAATTVPASAAPAKAEPTRCHTADLKAGFATGEDARPEMEQTGKQTQAHIWFTNRSKRTCTLSGFAGVDMIGAQKTDGTWSLARSSTKPEKMALEQGDTVDFSITLLPVTGSTPQKEKFVPATFLVTPPNETEHFTLKWPFGGQILKQDGATHPATYLNPVGR from the coding sequence ATGAAGAGCAAGCTGACCGCCGTGGCCGTTGCGGCCGTCGTCGTCGCCGGCACTGCCGCTACCACCGTCCCTGCCTCGGCCGCCCCCGCCAAGGCCGAGCCGACCCGCTGCCACACCGCCGACCTGAAGGCCGGCTTCGCCACGGGGGAGGACGCGAGGCCGGAGATGGAGCAGACCGGGAAGCAGACGCAGGCACACATCTGGTTCACCAACCGGAGCAAGCGCACCTGCACCCTCTCCGGTTTCGCGGGTGTCGACATGATCGGCGCTCAGAAGACCGACGGCACCTGGTCGCTGGCGCGCTCCTCCACGAAGCCCGAGAAGATGGCCCTGGAGCAGGGGGACACGGTGGACTTCAGCATCACCCTGCTCCCGGTGACCGGGTCCACGCCGCAGAAGGAGAAGTTCGTTCCGGCGACGTTCCTGGTCACCCCGCCGAACGAGACGGAGCACTTCACCCTGAAGTGGCCGTTCGGCGGCCAGATCCTCAAGCAGGACGGCGCCACCCACCCGGCCACCTACCTCAACCCGGTCGGGCGGTAA
- a CDS encoding GntR family transcriptional regulator, with protein sequence MLFRVDPCSPVPLGDQIAASVRGAIADGTVDAGERLPAARALAVSLGVNVHTVLRGYQRLKEEGLIELRRGRGAVVTGAASPARARLGETAQRLIAEARNLGLSDEEIVTVVRTGLSGA encoded by the coding sequence GTGCTCTTCAGGGTGGACCCCTGCTCGCCCGTCCCGCTCGGCGACCAGATCGCGGCCTCGGTCCGCGGTGCGATCGCCGACGGCACGGTGGACGCCGGGGAGCGGCTGCCGGCCGCCCGTGCCCTCGCCGTATCGCTCGGCGTGAACGTCCATACCGTGCTGCGCGGCTACCAGCGACTCAAGGAAGAGGGCCTGATCGAACTCCGGCGCGGCCGCGGCGCCGTGGTCACCGGCGCCGCATCACCGGCCCGCGCCCGCCTCGGCGAGACCGCCCAGCGCCTGATCGCCGAGGCCCGCAACCTGGGACTCTCCGACGAGGAGATCGTGACGGTGGTCCGTACAGGGCTGTCGGGGGCCTGA
- a CDS encoding DUF1648 domain-containing protein, with protein sequence MKSAPRSSSSSKPRPWAPIAVLPFVAAAAAVAVVYFSISARLPEPLATHFGGVGSRADGFTSTRGFLTLTLTLLLVFGAVFGLLARLPEPSELTPWLIAGGYALAAAIGFLACRTLFANAGATDTSEVRLPLWELAVTLAVALLAGALGRLLAGPAPRPSGRTAGEGPRLDLPAGTSAGWSRTISSPPIVALGALLLGAGLLALVLTDWPAGIGLLIGAIAVLPYAAARVTVDRRGLTVTSPLLPPPLRIRHLPLDRITEATSRPISPFKEFGGWGYRIRAGASGFVLRSGEGMVVRLTSGKEFVVTVDDAVTAVALLNTYLDRARSWNEGA encoded by the coding sequence ATGAAGAGTGCCCCGCGTTCTTCCTCGTCCTCAAAACCCCGTCCGTGGGCCCCGATTGCCGTCCTGCCGTTCGTCGCGGCCGCCGCAGCCGTCGCCGTCGTCTACTTCTCGATCTCCGCCCGATTGCCCGAACCGCTTGCCACCCATTTCGGTGGTGTCGGCTCCCGGGCCGACGGATTCACCTCCACCCGCGGCTTCCTGACGCTCACGCTCACGCTGCTGCTGGTCTTCGGTGCCGTCTTCGGCCTTCTCGCGCGGCTGCCGGAGCCCTCGGAGCTGACGCCCTGGCTGATCGCCGGCGGCTACGCCCTCGCGGCCGCCATCGGGTTTCTCGCCTGCCGGACCCTGTTCGCCAACGCCGGAGCCACCGACACCTCGGAGGTCCGGCTGCCTCTGTGGGAGCTGGCCGTGACACTCGCCGTGGCTCTGCTCGCCGGGGCCCTGGGCCGTCTGCTGGCCGGCCCTGCGCCCCGGCCGTCCGGCCGGACAGCGGGCGAGGGCCCCCGGCTCGACCTCCCGGCGGGTACGTCGGCGGGCTGGTCGCGCACCATCAGCTCGCCGCCGATCGTCGCGCTCGGCGCCCTGCTGCTCGGCGCCGGGCTCCTCGCCCTCGTTCTCACCGACTGGCCGGCGGGCATCGGCCTGCTCATCGGCGCGATCGCGGTCCTGCCCTATGCCGCCGCGCGGGTCACCGTCGACCGCCGCGGGCTGACCGTGACGTCGCCCCTGCTGCCGCCGCCCCTCCGCATCCGGCATCTGCCCCTCGACCGCATCACGGAGGCCACCAGCCGCCCGATAAGCCCCTTCAAGGAGTTCGGCGGGTGGGGCTATCGCATCCGGGCCGGCGCCAGCGGCTTCGTCCTGCGCTCGGGCGAGGGCATGGTGGTACGGCTGACCAGTGGCAAGGAGTTCGTGGTGACGGTCGATGATGCCGTGACCGCCGTCGCCCTGCTCAATACGTACCTGGACCGCGCGCGCTCGTGGAACGAAGGAGCCTGA
- the acnA gene encoding aconitate hydratase AcnA, translating into MKETVVSANSFDARSTLQVGDESYEIFRLDKVEGAARLPYSLKVLLENLLRTEDGANITADHIRALGGWDSQAQPSQEIQFTPARVIMQDFTGVPCVVDLATMREAVKELGGDPAKINPLAPAELVIDHSVIADKFGTKDAFGQNVELEYGRNKERYQFLRWGQTAFDEFKVVPPGTGIVHQVNIEHLARTVMVRGGQAYPDTLVGTDSHTTMVNGLGVLGWGVGGIEAEAAMLGQPVSMLIPRVVGFKLTGELKPGTTATDLVLTITEMLRKHGVVGKFVEFYGEGVAATSLANRATIGNMSPEFGSTAAIFPIDDETLSYLRLTGRDAQQVALVEAYAKEQGLWLDPAAEPDFSEKLELDLSTVVPSIAGPKRPQDRIVLANAAEQFAVDVRNYVADDEEAGKESFPASDAPASANGVPTNPVTVTAPDGSTYEIDHGAVTVAAITSCTNTSNPYVMVAAALVAKKAVEKGLTRKPWVKTTLAPGSKVVTDYFDKAGLTPYLDKVGFNLVGYGCTTCIGNSGPLPEEVSKAVNDHDLAVTSVLSGNRNFEGRINPDVKMNYLASPPLVVAYALAGSMKVNITEDALGTDTEGNPVFLKDIWPTEAEVNDVVANAIGEDMFNKSYQDVFAGDAQWQALPIPTGNTFEWDAESTYVRKPPYFEGMTMETTPVSDISGARVLAKLGDSVTTDHISPAGAIKADTPAGQYLTEHGVERRDFNSYGSRRGNHEVMIRGTFANIRLRNQIAPGTEGGFTRDFTQDGAPVSFIYDASQNYQAAGTPLVILAGKEYGSGSSRDWAAKGTALLGVKAVIAESYERIHRSNLIGMGVLPLQFPEGASAESLGLTGEETFSFSGVTELNDGTTPRTVKVTTDSGVEFDAVVRIDTPGEADYYRNGGIMQYVLRSLIRK; encoded by the coding sequence ATGAAGGAGACTGTCGTGTCGGCGAACAGCTTCGACGCCCGCAGCACGCTGCAGGTGGGCGACGAGTCGTACGAGATCTTCCGGCTGGACAAGGTCGAAGGCGCCGCGCGTCTTCCCTACAGCCTGAAGGTGCTGCTGGAGAACCTGCTCCGTACCGAGGACGGCGCGAACATCACCGCCGACCACATCCGGGCGCTCGGCGGCTGGGACTCGCAGGCTCAGCCCAGCCAGGAGATCCAGTTCACGCCGGCCCGCGTGATCATGCAGGACTTCACCGGTGTGCCCTGTGTCGTGGACCTCGCGACCATGCGTGAGGCCGTGAAGGAGCTGGGCGGCGACCCGGCGAAGATCAACCCGCTGGCGCCGGCCGAGCTGGTCATCGACCACTCCGTTATCGCCGACAAGTTCGGCACCAAGGACGCCTTCGGCCAGAACGTCGAGCTGGAGTACGGCCGCAACAAGGAGCGCTACCAGTTCCTGCGCTGGGGCCAGACCGCCTTCGACGAGTTCAAGGTCGTCCCGCCCGGCACCGGCATCGTCCACCAGGTGAACATCGAGCACCTGGCGCGCACGGTCATGGTGCGTGGCGGCCAGGCCTACCCCGACACCCTCGTCGGCACCGACTCGCACACCACCATGGTCAACGGCCTGGGCGTCCTGGGCTGGGGCGTCGGCGGCATCGAGGCCGAGGCCGCGATGCTCGGCCAGCCGGTCTCCATGCTCATCCCGCGTGTCGTCGGCTTCAAGCTGACCGGTGAGCTCAAGCCCGGCACCACCGCCACCGACCTGGTGCTGACCATCACCGAGATGCTGCGCAAGCACGGCGTCGTCGGCAAGTTCGTCGAGTTCTACGGCGAGGGCGTCGCCGCCACCTCGCTGGCCAACCGCGCCACCATCGGCAACATGTCGCCGGAGTTCGGCTCCACCGCCGCGATCTTCCCGATCGACGACGAGACCCTGAGCTACCTCCGTCTGACCGGCCGCGACGCCCAGCAGGTCGCGCTCGTCGAGGCGTACGCCAAGGAGCAGGGCCTCTGGCTCGACCCGGCCGCCGAGCCCGACTTCTCCGAGAAGCTGGAGCTGGACCTCTCCACGGTCGTCCCGTCGATCGCCGGTCCGAAGCGCCCGCAGGACCGCATCGTCCTCGCCAACGCCGCCGAGCAGTTCGCCGTCGACGTGCGCAACTACGTCGCCGACGACGAGGAGGCAGGCAAGGAGTCCTTCCCCGCGTCCGACGCGCCGGCCTCCGCCAACGGCGTCCCGACGAACCCGGTCACCGTGACCGCCCCCGACGGCTCGACCTACGAGATCGACCACGGTGCCGTGACGGTCGCGGCCATCACCTCCTGCACCAACACCTCGAACCCGTACGTCATGGTCGCCGCCGCGCTGGTCGCGAAGAAGGCCGTGGAGAAGGGCCTGACCCGCAAGCCGTGGGTCAAGACCACCCTCGCCCCGGGCTCGAAGGTCGTCACCGACTACTTCGACAAGGCCGGGCTCACCCCGTACCTCGACAAGGTCGGCTTCAACCTCGTCGGCTACGGCTGCACCACCTGCATCGGCAACTCCGGCCCGCTGCCGGAGGAGGTCTCCAAGGCCGTCAACGACCACGACCTGGCCGTGACCTCGGTGCTCTCCGGCAACCGCAACTTCGAGGGCCGGATCAACCCCGACGTCAAGATGAACTACCTGGCCTCCCCGCCGCTGGTCGTCGCGTACGCCCTCGCGGGTTCCATGAAGGTGAACATCACCGAGGACGCGCTGGGCACCGACACCGAGGGCAACCCGGTCTTCCTGAAGGACATCTGGCCGACCGAGGCCGAGGTCAACGACGTCGTGGCGAACGCCATCGGCGAGGACATGTTCAACAAGTCCTACCAGGACGTCTTCGCGGGCGACGCCCAGTGGCAGGCGCTGCCCATCCCGACCGGTAACACCTTCGAGTGGGACGCCGAGTCGACCTACGTGCGCAAGCCCCCGTACTTCGAGGGCATGACGATGGAGACCACCCCGGTCTCGGACATCTCCGGCGCCCGCGTGCTGGCCAAGCTGGGCGACTCGGTCACCACCGACCACATCTCCCCGGCCGGTGCGATCAAGGCCGACACCCCGGCCGGCCAGTACCTCACCGAGCACGGCGTCGAGCGTCGCGACTTCAACTCCTACGGCTCGCGCCGGGGTAACCACGAGGTCATGATCCGCGGCACCTTCGCCAACATCCGCCTGCGCAACCAGATCGCGCCGGGCACCGAGGGCGGCTTCACCCGCGACTTCACGCAGGACGGCGCCCCGGTGTCGTTCATCTACGACGCCTCGCAGAACTACCAGGCCGCCGGCACCCCGCTGGTCATCCTGGCCGGCAAGGAGTACGGCTCCGGCTCGTCCCGCGACTGGGCCGCCAAGGGCACCGCGCTGCTCGGCGTCAAGGCCGTCATCGCCGAGTCCTACGAGCGCATCCACCGCTCGAACCTCATCGGCATGGGCGTCCTGCCGCTGCAGTTCCCGGAGGGCGCGTCCGCCGAGTCGCTGGGCCTGACCGGCGAGGAGACCTTCTCCTTCTCCGGCGTGACCGAGCTGAACGACGGCACCACGCCCCGCACGGTCAAGGTGACCACCGACAGCGGCGTCGAGTTCGACGCGGTCGTCCGCATCGACACCCCCGGCGAGGCGGACTACTACCGCAACGGCGGCATCATGCAGTACGTGCTGCGGTCGCTGATCCGCAAGTAA
- a CDS encoding helix-turn-helix domain-containing protein, whose amino-acid sequence MGDDYLVRIGRLIRDARQHRGWTQTQLAEALGTSQSAVNRIERGNQNISLEMIARIGEALDSEIVSLGYAGPMHLRVVGGRRLSGSIDVKTSKNACVALLCATLLNAGRTTLRRVARIEEVYRILEVLGSIGVRTRWINDGNDLEIVPPAELDLDSMDTEAARRTRSVIMFLGPLLHRMDRFKLPYAGGCDLGTRTVTPHMTALRHFGLEITATDGTYIGEVDRSVAPKRAIVLTERGDTVTENALLAAARHDGVTVIRNASSNYMVQDLCFFLEELGVRVDGIGTTTLTVHGAAHIERDVDFAPSEDPVEAMSLLAAAVVTESELTIRRVPVEFLEIELAVLEEMGLDHERSAEYAADNGRTRLIDLTVRPSKLQAPLDKIHPMPFPGLNIDNVPFFAAIAASAQGQTLIHDWVYDNRAIYLTDLNRLGAQVKLLDPHRVLVDGTTRWRSAEMMCPPALRPAVVVLLAMMAAEGTSVLRNVYVINRGYEDLAERLNSIGAQIEIFRDI is encoded by the coding sequence ATGGGAGACGACTACCTCGTACGTATCGGCAGGCTCATCCGTGACGCCCGGCAGCACCGTGGCTGGACACAGACGCAGCTCGCCGAAGCTCTCGGCACCAGCCAGAGCGCGGTCAACCGCATCGAGCGCGGGAATCAGAACATCAGCCTTGAGATGATCGCCCGTATCGGCGAAGCACTCGACAGTGAAATCGTCTCGCTCGGCTACGCCGGCCCGATGCACCTGCGGGTGGTCGGCGGCCGCCGGCTGTCCGGCAGCATCGACGTCAAGACGAGCAAGAACGCCTGCGTGGCGCTGCTGTGCGCCACCCTGCTGAACGCGGGCCGCACCACGCTGCGCCGGGTGGCCCGTATCGAGGAGGTCTACCGCATCCTCGAAGTGCTGGGCAGCATCGGCGTACGGACCCGGTGGATCAACGACGGCAACGACCTGGAGATCGTTCCGCCCGCGGAGCTCGACCTCGACTCGATGGACACCGAGGCGGCCCGCCGCACCCGCAGCGTCATCATGTTCCTGGGCCCGCTGCTGCACCGCATGGACCGCTTCAAGCTGCCGTACGCGGGCGGTTGCGACCTCGGCACCCGCACCGTCACGCCCCACATGACGGCACTGCGCCACTTCGGCCTGGAGATCACCGCGACCGACGGCACCTACATCGGCGAGGTGGACCGCAGCGTCGCCCCCAAGCGCGCGATCGTCCTGACCGAACGCGGCGACACCGTCACCGAGAACGCGCTGCTGGCCGCCGCCCGGCACGACGGTGTCACGGTCATCCGCAACGCCTCCTCCAACTACATGGTCCAGGACCTGTGCTTCTTCCTGGAGGAACTGGGCGTCCGGGTCGACGGCATCGGCACCACCACCCTCACCGTCCACGGCGCCGCGCACATCGAACGCGATGTGGACTTCGCGCCGTCCGAGGACCCGGTCGAGGCGATGAGCCTGCTGGCGGCGGCCGTCGTCACCGAGTCGGAGCTGACGATCCGCCGCGTCCCGGTCGAGTTCCTGGAGATCGAACTGGCGGTCCTGGAGGAGATGGGCCTGGACCACGAGCGCAGCGCGGAGTACGCGGCCGACAACGGCCGTACCCGGCTGATCGACCTGACGGTCCGCCCCTCCAAGCTCCAGGCCCCCCTGGACAAGATCCACCCGATGCCCTTCCCGGGCCTCAACATCGACAACGTCCCCTTCTTCGCGGCCATCGCCGCCAGCGCCCAGGGGCAGACCCTCATCCACGACTGGGTCTACGACAACCGCGCCATCTACCTCACGGACCTCAACCGCCTCGGCGCCCAGGTCAAACTCCTCGACCCGCACCGGGTCCTGGTCGACGGCACCACCCGCTGGCGCTCCGCGGAAATGATGTGCCCCCCGGCCCTCCGCCCCGCCGTAGTCGTCCTCCTGGCCATGATGGCCGCCGAGGGCACCTCCGTCCTGCGCAACGTCTATGTCATCAACCGGGGTTACGAAGACCTGGCCGAACGCCTCAACTCGATCGGGGCGCAGATCGAGATCTTCCGGGACATCTGA
- a CDS encoding glucose-1-phosphate thymidylyltransferase, whose amino-acid sequence MKALVLAGGAGTRLRPITHTSAKQLVPVANKPVLFYGLEAIAEADIVEVGIIVGDTADEIREAVGDGAQFGLKVTYIPQEAPLGLAHAVLISADFLGDDDFVMYLGDNFIVGGISGLVDEFRADRPAAQILLTQVSRPSAFGVAELDAQGNVIGLEEKPNRPKSDLAVVGVYLFTPAIHEAVRSIEASWRGELEITDALQWLIDHRWGVRSTTVCGYWKDTGNAADMLEVNRSVLETLEPFVHGKVDERSEMIGRVVIEEGAEVSGSRIVGPVVIGEGTVVRDAYIGPYTSVGANCRIEESEIEYSIVLRGSSVCGVRRVEASLIGRDVEVTPAPRVPSAHRLVLGDHSKVQISS is encoded by the coding sequence ATGAAAGCTTTGGTTCTGGCCGGAGGTGCGGGCACCCGGCTGCGTCCGATCACCCACACCTCGGCCAAGCAGCTGGTGCCGGTGGCCAACAAGCCGGTCCTCTTCTATGGACTGGAGGCAATCGCCGAGGCCGACATCGTCGAGGTCGGGATCATCGTCGGCGACACCGCCGACGAGATCCGCGAGGCGGTCGGTGACGGCGCGCAGTTCGGTCTGAAGGTCACCTACATTCCGCAGGAGGCGCCGCTGGGCCTCGCGCACGCGGTGCTCATCTCCGCGGACTTCCTCGGCGACGACGACTTCGTGATGTATCTGGGGGACAACTTCATCGTCGGCGGGATCAGCGGTCTGGTGGACGAGTTCCGCGCCGACCGGCCCGCGGCCCAGATCCTGCTCACCCAGGTCTCCCGTCCGTCGGCGTTCGGTGTCGCCGAACTCGACGCGCAGGGGAACGTCATCGGCCTGGAGGAGAAGCCGAACCGGCCCAAGAGCGATCTCGCCGTGGTCGGTGTATATCTGTTCACACCCGCGATCCATGAGGCGGTGCGCTCCATCGAGGCGTCCTGGCGTGGCGAGCTGGAGATCACCGATGCCCTCCAGTGGCTGATCGACCACCGGTGGGGCGTGCGTTCCACCACAGTCTGCGGCTACTGGAAGGACACCGGGAACGCCGCCGACATGCTGGAGGTGAACCGCTCCGTGCTGGAGACCCTCGAACCTTTCGTGCACGGCAAGGTCGACGAGAGGTCCGAGATGATCGGCCGGGTGGTGATCGAGGAGGGAGCCGAGGTGAGCGGCAGCCGGATCGTGGGACCGGTGGTGATCGGTGAGGGCACGGTGGTGCGAGATGCCTATATCGGCCCCTACACCTCGGTGGGCGCCAACTGCCGGATCGAGGAGAGCGAAATCGAGTACTCCATCGTTCTGCGGGGTTCGTCGGTCTGCGGGGTCCGCCGCGTCGAGGCGTCCCTCATCGGCCGCGATGTCGAGGTGACGCCGGCTCCTCGTGTTCCGTCCGCCCACCGGCTCGTGCTCGGTGATCACAGTAAGGTGCAGATCTCATCGTGA
- a CDS encoding aminoglycoside phosphotransferase family protein, with protein sequence MTDSEIEITADLVHDLLQEQHPDLAGLAIREVAGGWDNKQWRLGDELAVRMPRTERAPDLQRKECRWLPVLAPRLPLPIPNPVRTGEPSTRFPRPWAIMTWVPGEPLDYTSISRGDHAADTLAGFLRALHREAPAEAPTGSDRGAHPKKYTDGFDHFFQAVVPSGIADEVRAVWDGAVAAPDWEGPRVWVHGDLHPANVVVSDGTLSGVIDFGGMFAGDPAWDLAAAWVVLPAGAASRFFDVYALADEATIRRARGLAALKSLFLMLMGQNGDRGLPGGKPTWGPAGRAALDRVLRCGLMQTR encoded by the coding sequence ATGACCGACTCCGAGATCGAGATCACTGCGGACCTGGTCCACGATCTGCTGCAGGAGCAGCATCCGGACCTTGCAGGACTGGCCATCCGCGAAGTAGCGGGCGGATGGGACAACAAGCAGTGGCGCCTTGGGGACGAGTTGGCCGTGCGCATGCCGCGTACCGAACGTGCCCCGGATCTCCAGCGCAAGGAGTGCCGATGGCTGCCCGTCCTGGCCCCGCGCCTGCCGCTCCCGATTCCGAACCCTGTGCGGACCGGTGAACCTTCCACGCGCTTCCCGAGACCCTGGGCCATCATGACGTGGGTTCCTGGCGAGCCACTGGACTACACCTCGATCAGTCGCGGCGACCACGCGGCTGACACGCTGGCGGGCTTCCTCAGGGCGCTGCATAGGGAGGCGCCCGCCGAGGCGCCGACCGGTTCGGACCGCGGCGCTCACCCCAAGAAGTACACGGACGGCTTCGACCACTTCTTTCAAGCCGTTGTCCCCAGCGGCATTGCCGACGAGGTCCGGGCCGTCTGGGACGGTGCCGTTGCGGCCCCCGACTGGGAGGGCCCGCGGGTATGGGTGCACGGTGACCTTCATCCCGCAAATGTCGTCGTCTCGGACGGGACGCTCTCAGGTGTGATCGACTTCGGTGGCATGTTCGCCGGCGATCCGGCATGGGACCTTGCGGCCGCATGGGTAGTCCTTCCCGCGGGCGCCGCCTCACGGTTCTTCGACGTATACGCGCTTGCGGACGAAGCGACGATCCGGCGCGCCCGCGGACTGGCTGCTCTGAAAAGCCTGTTCCTCATGCTGATGGGCCAGAACGGAGACCGGGGCCTTCCCGGCGGCAAGCCGACATGGGGACCCGCAGGCCGGGCAGCGCTCGATCGTGTTCTGAGATGCGGTTTGATGCAGACACGGTGA
- a CDS encoding glycosyltransferase family 2 protein: MRKPLNTAAIDVICPAWNRSEAIRPTIDSVLAQTFDDWRLIVVSDGCTDDTDDVVRSYDDERVQLIRTERHGHPGGPRNIGLAASTAPAIAYLDYDDQWLPGHLAVLRREFARGARWVATASIGVNEQGEEEYRSHPLNGLWHPELQLLWPLYEPSRVGHVRGLPESVGGWTTDRTGMEDWDLWLRLADAGERFTTVPDRTVVMHLRDTSRRHTMTVSHRLTLGTLPDEAACDRLTEAVRAPEVQDELRSCFADEMLRFYDAIAEAGELVMPHGMTTQEALSGLEKFVTDPAVPMLRELSFVQEEDHFAVIHPLQCSSDRHAERLRAFLRLHDAGRHAIVRRLIEAVSG, from the coding sequence GTGAGGAAGCCCTTGAACACGGCGGCGATTGACGTGATCTGCCCGGCCTGGAACCGTTCGGAGGCCATCCGTCCGACCATCGACAGTGTGCTGGCCCAAACCTTCGACGACTGGCGGCTGATCGTCGTCTCCGACGGCTGCACCGACGACACGGACGACGTGGTGCGCTCCTACGACGATGAGCGTGTCCAGCTGATACGAACGGAGCGGCATGGTCATCCCGGTGGCCCCCGCAACATCGGTCTGGCCGCGTCCACCGCGCCGGCCATCGCTTATCTGGACTATGACGACCAGTGGCTGCCCGGGCATCTGGCTGTGCTGCGCCGGGAGTTCGCACGTGGTGCGCGCTGGGTGGCCACCGCGAGCATCGGGGTGAACGAGCAGGGCGAGGAGGAGTACCGGTCCCATCCGCTCAACGGGCTGTGGCATCCCGAGCTTCAGTTGCTGTGGCCGTTGTACGAGCCGTCGCGCGTCGGGCACGTACGCGGGCTGCCCGAGAGTGTGGGCGGCTGGACCACCGATCGCACCGGGATGGAGGACTGGGATCTGTGGCTGCGGCTCGCCGATGCCGGGGAGCGCTTCACCACGGTCCCCGACCGTACCGTCGTGATGCACCTCCGGGACACGTCGCGCCGCCACACCATGACCGTCAGCCACCGCCTGACCTTGGGGACGCTGCCCGACGAAGCCGCTTGCGACAGACTCACCGAGGCCGTCCGGGCTCCCGAGGTGCAGGACGAGCTGCGCTCCTGTTTCGCCGACGAGATGCTCCGCTTCTACGACGCGATCGCCGAGGCCGGTGAGCTGGTGATGCCGCACGGCATGACCACGCAGGAGGCGCTGTCCGGCCTGGAGAAGTTCGTCACCGACCCGGCTGTTCCCATGCTGCGTGAACTCTCCTTCGTGCAGGAGGAGGACCACTTCGCGGTCATTCATCCGCTGCAGTGCAGCAGTGATCGGCACGCGGAGCGGCTCCGGGCGTTCCTGCGTCTGCACGACGCCGGGCGGCACGCCATCGTGCGCCGGCTCATCGAGGCCGTGAGCGGGTAG